One window of the Endomicrobium proavitum genome contains the following:
- a CDS encoding foldase protein PrsA, with protein sequence MKKVFLAVLFAAVGLGACSNGDVVAKVGGSKITEASLNEKLAQTPPNYQEYVNTPVGRKQFIDAVVRERIVIEAAKDAGVAKKDEYKNAVKAFEAEQKRQFEEYKNGLLIQAYVPELQASITATDADIKAYYDANKALFDKPVEYTVKHILVPTREQAESAFARLQSGESFDKVAKEVSQDAASASKGGLIGPFKRGALVKEFEVAALNLKKGELSGIVETSYGYHIIYKVSEKTLPGVSFEKAAAEIKGIIEKERFDQWFADENKKLNVKVNYDLPSNK encoded by the coding sequence ATGAAGAAAGTGTTTTTGGCAGTGCTTTTTGCAGCAGTTGGTCTTGGCGCATGCAGTAACGGAGATGTTGTGGCAAAAGTCGGCGGATCAAAAATAACGGAAGCCTCTCTTAACGAGAAGCTTGCGCAGACCCCTCCTAACTATCAGGAGTATGTTAACACTCCCGTAGGAAGAAAACAGTTTATAGACGCTGTCGTAAGAGAAAGAATAGTTATTGAAGCCGCAAAAGACGCAGGCGTAGCTAAAAAAGACGAATATAAAAACGCCGTCAAAGCGTTTGAAGCAGAACAGAAAAGACAGTTTGAAGAATATAAAAACGGACTTTTAATACAAGCGTACGTTCCCGAATTGCAGGCAAGCATTACCGCAACCGATGCGGACATAAAAGCTTATTACGATGCAAACAAAGCTTTGTTTGACAAACCGGTAGAATATACGGTTAAACATATTCTTGTTCCTACAAGAGAGCAGGCGGAAAGCGCGTTTGCAAGACTTCAGTCGGGCGAAAGTTTTGACAAAGTTGCAAAAGAAGTTTCTCAAGACGCAGCGTCAGCTTCTAAAGGCGGACTTATCGGACCTTTCAAAAGAGGAGCTCTTGTAAAAGAGTTTGAAGTTGCGGCTTTAAATCTTAAAAAAGGCGAACTTTCAGGAATAGTTGAAACTTCTTACGGATACCATATAATATATAAAGTTTCCGAAAAGACTCTTCCCGGCGTATCGTTTGAAAAAGCGGCTGCGGAAATTAAGGGAATTATTGAGAAAGAAAGATTTGACCAGTGGTTTGCCGACGAAAACAAAAAACTTAACGTAAAAGTTAATTACGATTTGCCGTCAAATAAATAA
- a CDS encoding tetratricopeptide repeat protein: MKKIITAAAISIFTATISYASNYDAYREFIKGMLDLKAGQTLKAQKDYEKVISLDQSALPAYQNLAYMYLQTGNKELAYKAAKKVDELDGNNPQTAVFLGTFYAVANDSSTAKDFWDKTLQLDPDNETAMVYLASHYSTYNDLLKSADYWNKFLKQQPDSVAGYLQLALVQEKLGQNKNALKSLDKAVALNSSVVDSYMSKARIYESEKKFDLAIKEYKKYIEVFPDNPFAYIFMGRCYLEINDLKTAEETLLAAKEISDNADALKAASYWLGTVYEKEWKIPEALKEFEYVSSLEENVILYSKTGYFYSLLKEYAKAEKQFQKALKKEPSNVEVLYMSALNYLDWAKYDKALNVLKEVSVLSPDFADAYFFMAAAYEKKNDYENSEKALLKVIELNPENAKALNHLGYIYADRNIKFDRAQEYIERALKIDPKNGAYVDSLGWLYFKQGKYELSKQALMAAASMSRDPLIYDHLGDVCKALGRFGEAWVSYVLSYDMKRDATVKEKLDAVQKELPKEELYKQMLLRSESNFLKVFSVKAGWTANFSSGIIGKKTYVQFSFVRGESAVIEIPGNIMGGAKIYIKDGEIIYEPKALETAVPKEYSEVISFAAEILSKDFYRHFSDAQVTQKGKKLIYKSGEYELVLDIDTAYIEKITKGQNVAELSNYGAFAASWLPKKIVVRSGKSKAKASFETKNFTFFIKPAENKK, encoded by the coding sequence ATGAAAAAAATTATTACGGCTGCTGCAATATCAATTTTTACGGCGACAATATCTTACGCGTCAAACTATGACGCTTACAGAGAGTTTATCAAAGGCATGCTTGATCTTAAAGCCGGACAAACTCTTAAAGCGCAAAAAGATTACGAGAAAGTTATCTCTTTAGACCAGTCGGCGTTGCCCGCATATCAAAATTTGGCGTATATGTATTTGCAAACAGGAAATAAAGAGCTTGCTTATAAAGCTGCCAAAAAAGTGGACGAGCTTGACGGAAACAATCCCCAGACTGCAGTTTTTTTAGGAACTTTTTACGCGGTGGCAAACGATTCCTCAACCGCGAAAGATTTTTGGGATAAAACTCTTCAATTAGATCCGGACAACGAAACCGCAATGGTATATCTTGCGTCGCATTATTCCACATATAACGATCTTCTTAAATCGGCGGATTACTGGAATAAATTTTTAAAACAGCAGCCGGATTCCGTCGCGGGCTATTTGCAGCTTGCGCTGGTTCAGGAAAAGCTGGGGCAAAATAAAAACGCTTTAAAGTCTCTTGATAAAGCCGTCGCTTTGAATTCGTCCGTCGTTGATTCATACATGTCTAAAGCCAGAATTTACGAAAGCGAAAAAAAGTTTGATTTGGCTATAAAAGAGTATAAAAAATATATAGAAGTTTTTCCGGACAATCCGTTTGCCTACATTTTTATGGGCAGATGCTATCTTGAAATAAACGATTTGAAAACCGCTGAAGAAACTTTGCTTGCCGCAAAAGAAATAAGCGATAACGCAGACGCATTAAAAGCGGCAAGCTACTGGCTTGGAACTGTTTATGAAAAAGAGTGGAAAATTCCCGAAGCGTTAAAAGAGTTTGAGTATGTTTCTTCTTTGGAAGAAAACGTTATTTTGTATTCCAAAACGGGATATTTTTATTCGCTTTTAAAAGAGTATGCCAAGGCGGAAAAACAATTTCAAAAAGCTTTAAAAAAAGAGCCGTCTAACGTTGAAGTGCTGTATATGTCCGCGCTTAATTATTTAGACTGGGCAAAATATGACAAAGCTTTAAACGTGTTGAAAGAAGTTTCGGTTTTGTCTCCGGATTTTGCCGACGCGTATTTTTTTATGGCGGCTGCCTACGAAAAGAAAAACGATTATGAAAATTCCGAAAAAGCGCTTCTGAAAGTTATAGAGTTAAATCCTGAAAATGCAAAAGCGCTTAACCATTTGGGTTACATTTACGCCGACAGAAATATAAAATTTGACCGCGCGCAGGAGTATATTGAAAGAGCTTTAAAAATTGACCCTAAAAACGGCGCATACGTTGACTCTCTCGGCTGGCTTTATTTTAAGCAGGGCAAATACGAACTTTCAAAGCAGGCGCTTATGGCGGCGGCGTCAATGTCCAGAGACCCGTTAATTTACGACCATCTCGGCGATGTGTGCAAAGCTCTCGGCAGGTTCGGCGAGGCGTGGGTTTCTTACGTTTTATCTTACGATATGAAACGCGACGCGACAGTTAAAGAAAAGTTGGACGCCGTGCAAAAAGAACTGCCGAAAGAAGAGCTGTATAAACAAATGCTTTTAAGAAGCGAAAGCAATTTTCTAAAAGTGTTTTCCGTAAAGGCAGGCTGGACGGCAAATTTTTCTTCGGGAATAATAGGCAAAAAAACATACGTGCAATTTAGTTTTGTGCGAGGCGAAAGCGCGGTTATTGAAATTCCGGGAAATATTATGGGCGGAGCAAAAATTTACATAAAAGACGGCGAAATAATTTACGAACCCAAAGCTCTTGAAACCGCGGTGCCGAAAGAATATAGCGAAGTTATAAGTTTTGCCGCAGAAATTTTAAGCAAAGATTTTTACAGACATTTTTCAGACGCGCAGGTTACGCAAAAAGGAAAAAAACTTATTTATAAATCCGGAGAATACGAGCTGGTTTTAGATATTGATACGGCTTACATAGAAAAAATTACAAAAGGGCAAAACGTTGCGGAGCTGTCAAATTACGGAGCTTTTGCCGCGTCGTGGCTGCCGAAAAAAATTGTCGTCCGCTCCGGCAAATCTAAAGCAAAGGCTTCGTTTGAAACAAAAAATTTTACGTTTTTTATTAAGCCCGCAGAAAATAAAAAATGA
- a CDS encoding desulfoferrodoxin family protein — protein MKGLVCKLCGYVALDGKTDDCPICHMKNAFEEKEDAYKTPDFIAEKGESEKKHIPAFTVVEKCGLIAGAGCIDVHVKIGEILHPALPEHHITNITFYLDNKFISWVELTSDVNPAAVVHLKGGAKGKVQVIENCNVHGRWFNEIEIK, from the coding sequence ATGAAAGGATTAGTTTGCAAGCTTTGCGGTTATGTGGCTCTTGACGGGAAAACCGATGATTGTCCTATTTGTCATATGAAAAACGCTTTTGAAGAAAAAGAAGACGCTTATAAAACTCCGGATTTTATAGCCGAAAAAGGCGAGAGCGAAAAAAAACATATTCCCGCTTTTACCGTTGTTGAAAAATGCGGACTTATTGCGGGCGCAGGCTGCATTGACGTGCACGTAAAAATAGGCGAAATTCTTCATCCCGCCCTGCCGGAACATCACATTACCAACATAACTTTTTATCTTGACAATAAATTTATATCGTGGGTAGAGTTAACTTCAGACGTAAATCCTGCGGCTGTTGTCCATTTAAAAGGCGGCGCTAAAGGAAAAGTTCAGGTTATTGAAAACTGCAACGTGCACGGACGCTGGTTTAATGAAATAGAAATAAAATAA
- the rbr gene encoding rubrerythrin has product MGKSVKGTETEKNLLKSFAGESQARMRYTYFASKAKKEGFEQISAIFTETADNEKEHAERFFKFLEGGELEITAGFPAGIIGETAANLKAAAAGENEEHTTLYPKFAEVADKEGFPDIAECWRRVSIAEKHHELRYLELLDNVANERVFKKDHEIKWKCRNCGYIYTSKEALEKCPACLHPKAYMEELADNY; this is encoded by the coding sequence ATGGGTAAATCGGTTAAAGGAACAGAAACGGAAAAAAACTTGTTGAAATCTTTTGCGGGCGAATCTCAGGCAAGAATGCGCTACACATATTTCGCTTCAAAAGCAAAAAAAGAAGGGTTTGAGCAGATATCGGCAATTTTCACGGAAACCGCCGACAACGAAAAAGAACATGCCGAAAGATTTTTTAAATTTTTGGAAGGCGGCGAACTTGAAATTACCGCAGGTTTTCCCGCGGGAATTATCGGCGAAACGGCTGCAAATTTAAAAGCGGCTGCGGCAGGCGAAAATGAAGAGCACACAACTCTTTATCCTAAATTTGCCGAAGTTGCGGACAAAGAAGGGTTTCCTGATATAGCGGAATGCTGGAGAAGAGTTTCTATTGCCGAAAAGCATCACGAATTAAGATATCTTGAACTTTTGGACAATGTTGCCAACGAAAGAGTATTTAAAAAAGATCACGAAATAAAATGGAAATGCAGAAACTGCGGATACATTTACACATCAAAAGAAGCTCTTGAAAAATGCCCCGCATGCCTGCACCCGAAAGCGTATATGGAAGAGCTGGCGGATAATTATTAA
- a CDS encoding FprA family A-type flavoprotein → MSARIIKENVYSVGAIDWDERHFHGYTYVTKRGVTYNSYLIMDEKITLIDTVRDGFQKEWLGNIKAVTDPSKIEVVIINHIEPDHSGGFPEIVKLCPNAQFYGTEKARAGLLKYYGVQAKNWTSVKSGASVNIGKRTLDFIDAAMLHWPDNMFTYSAYDKILFSNDGFGQHYATDKVFDDEVDYAAFMDELQKYYANILWPFSQVLAAKLAAIAKLNLQIELIAPSHGLVLRKYIPEVMEKYLFWSKNSTVNKIAVVFETMWKSTEAMAKKIVEGIASEGVDAVLFDVTKTDRTDIAAYMLDAKGFIFGSSTHDGEMLPVIAGFLHFLKGSKAKNRKAFAFGSYGWSGEAVQDIQDTVGNIAEFGEPVKVVFASTQEELDKCFQAGKEFAKKIKAT, encoded by the coding sequence ATGAGCGCGCGCATAATTAAAGAAAACGTTTATTCGGTAGGCGCAATAGATTGGGATGAAAGACATTTTCACGGTTATACCTACGTTACAAAAAGAGGCGTAACATATAATTCTTATCTTATTATGGACGAAAAAATAACTTTAATAGATACTGTCCGCGACGGCTTTCAAAAAGAGTGGCTGGGTAACATCAAAGCCGTAACAGACCCTTCAAAAATAGAAGTTGTAATTATAAATCATATAGAGCCTGACCATTCCGGAGGCTTTCCCGAAATTGTTAAACTCTGCCCGAACGCGCAATTTTACGGCACGGAAAAAGCAAGGGCGGGTCTTTTAAAATATTACGGCGTGCAGGCAAAAAATTGGACCAGCGTAAAGTCCGGGGCAAGCGTAAATATCGGAAAAAGAACTTTAGATTTTATAGACGCTGCAATGCTTCACTGGCCGGACAATATGTTTACGTATTCGGCGTATGATAAAATTTTGTTTTCCAACGACGGTTTCGGTCAGCATTACGCAACCGATAAAGTTTTTGACGACGAAGTAGATTACGCGGCTTTTATGGACGAACTGCAAAAATATTACGCAAATATTTTATGGCCGTTCAGTCAGGTTCTTGCGGCAAAACTTGCGGCTATCGCAAAATTAAATTTACAGATAGAACTTATAGCGCCAAGTCACGGGCTTGTGTTAAGAAAATATATTCCGGAAGTTATGGAAAAATATCTTTTCTGGTCTAAAAATTCTACGGTAAATAAAATAGCCGTAGTTTTTGAAACCATGTGGAAATCAACCGAAGCTATGGCAAAAAAAATTGTGGAAGGCATAGCGTCCGAAGGCGTTGACGCGGTATTGTTTGACGTTACAAAAACAGACAGAACGGATATTGCGGCGTATATGCTTGACGCAAAAGGTTTCATTTTCGGCTCTTCAACGCACGACGGCGAAATGCTTCCCGTTATAGCCGGTTTCTTGCATTTTTTGAAAGGTTCTAAAGCAAAAAATCGTAAAGCGTTTGCTTTTGGTTCTTACGGCTGGAGCGGCGAAGCCGTGCAGGATATACAGGACACCGTAGGAAATATCGCGGAGTTTGGCGAACCTGTAAAAGTTGTTTTTGCTTCAACGCAGGAAGAGCTGGACAAATGTTTCCAAGCCGGAAAAGAGTTTGCCAAAAAAATAAAAGCAACGTAA
- the mfd gene encoding transcription-repair coupling factor gives MSKEYISGVSGGSKAHFLIRRISEITTTGQNSGLRVFAFVKDEKLNSFYEDVKAFSSLLQTGKADAAIQSKPIVNSKIDVLLFPSDDAQLRAQTADKIKTLKNFIVCASDVSSKLPVAAPNAQNSFIIKQNENLRLEEIVQKLISFGYERVPFVEDKLQFAVRGDIVDVWPAAGDAPVRILFEYETVEALRTFDPGSQLSNSFADEIKILSANISENSATIKEYFKRQSEKRKVESENNVQDAAVLFFDYAISAAEEKEYNNFNIIINDALNSKAAYQGYKSFTGFSGDAQFFVNSLKAFAQDGVKIKIYFANEGERERISDIFHDSGWSYAAPEFVFGNLSKGFYIENQKLAYVSSREMLYKKSPVSFPKIKGGRRLEGIWEISAGDYVVHEKYGIGRYAGLKTIAREDRSSEYLCIEYTKGDRLYVPPDEIKTVKKYIGAEGVRPKLYSMDTLAWERVKSRAREAAAEFAKELLNLYAQRSKVSRAPFSVQTPWEKELSDAFAYDETPDQLKAIEDVEGDFSKPYPMERLVCGDVGYGKTEVAVRAAFKVVQNGMQAAVLVPTTVLARQHFNTFSGRLSPFPTKIAALSRFQSKSEQKTIIESLKNGQTDIVIGTHRLLQKDVEFKKLGLLIVDEEHRFGVKQKEKIKKLKADVDVLMLSATPIPRTLSSALSGFRDLSVIETPPFGRLPIETALSLYDEKLIKNIINAELSRNGQVFYVYNKVETILTKAEEVKKLSPAARVGVIHGQMHAKDIEEIMYKFTNMEIDVLIATTIIESGIDIPSVNTMIVEEAENFGLSQLYQLRGRIGRDRRKAYCYLFYKDKTLSGEAVKRLEAMKEFSELGSGFRLALKDLEIRGAGGILSASQSGFVRDIGYEMFSRLLEQEGKKIKGEASSAKKTSETEIDLRVNALIPQEYIEQEDIRILFYRKLSDAKNFDELEKIKTELADRFGKIPPQTQMLFQIAALRIEAVKLNIDRISEDSKYIYVYFCADADFSKADVAALIKNFSGMIEFLSGRHYAFKLNKSEIKRESADFLKDFLRKLKVYFV, from the coding sequence ATGAGCAAAGAATACATATCAGGCGTTTCGGGCGGAAGTAAAGCCCATTTTTTGATAAGACGCATATCTGAAATTACGACTACCGGTCAAAATTCAGGTTTGCGCGTTTTTGCTTTTGTTAAAGACGAAAAGTTAAACTCCTTTTATGAAGACGTAAAAGCTTTTTCGTCGTTATTGCAAACCGGAAAAGCTGATGCGGCAATCCAATCAAAACCAATAGTTAATTCTAAAATTGACGTTTTGCTTTTCCCCTCGGACGACGCTCAATTAAGAGCCCAAACAGCCGACAAAATAAAAACCCTTAAAAATTTTATAGTGTGCGCAAGCGATGTTTCCTCAAAGCTGCCGGTTGCCGCGCCAAATGCGCAAAACTCTTTTATAATTAAACAAAATGAAAATTTGCGGCTTGAGGAAATAGTTCAAAAGTTGATTTCCTTCGGCTATGAAAGAGTTCCGTTTGTTGAAGATAAACTTCAATTTGCGGTTCGCGGCGATATTGTTGACGTGTGGCCTGCCGCCGGCGACGCTCCAGTGCGAATACTTTTTGAATATGAAACTGTTGAAGCTTTAAGAACTTTTGACCCGGGAAGCCAGCTGTCAAACTCTTTTGCCGACGAAATTAAAATTTTATCCGCGAACATCTCCGAAAACTCCGCAACTATAAAAGAATATTTCAAACGACAAAGTGAAAAGCGGAAAGTGGAAAGTGAAAATAACGTCCAAGACGCAGCTGTTTTGTTTTTTGATTATGCAATTTCGGCAGCCGAAGAAAAAGAATATAACAATTTCAATATCATTATAAATGACGCGTTAAACTCTAAAGCCGCATATCAGGGATATAAATCTTTTACCGGTTTTTCCGGCGATGCGCAGTTTTTTGTTAACTCTCTCAAAGCGTTTGCGCAGGACGGCGTTAAAATAAAAATTTATTTTGCAAACGAAGGCGAGCGCGAAAGAATTTCCGATATTTTTCACGATAGCGGCTGGAGTTACGCCGCGCCGGAATTTGTGTTTGGCAATCTTTCAAAAGGTTTCTACATTGAAAACCAAAAACTTGCGTATGTTTCAAGCCGCGAGATGCTTTATAAAAAAAGCCCTGTAAGTTTCCCTAAAATTAAAGGCGGCAGAAGGCTTGAGGGAATTTGGGAAATTTCCGCCGGCGATTATGTGGTTCACGAAAAATACGGAATCGGCCGCTACGCAGGATTAAAAACTATTGCCAGAGAAGACAGGTCAAGCGAATATCTTTGCATAGAATACACCAAAGGCGACAGACTCTACGTTCCGCCGGATGAAATAAAAACAGTAAAAAAATATATAGGCGCCGAAGGCGTGCGTCCGAAACTTTATTCTATGGACACGCTTGCGTGGGAAAGAGTAAAATCCAGAGCGCGCGAAGCGGCGGCGGAATTTGCCAAAGAACTTTTAAATCTTTACGCTCAAAGAAGCAAAGTGTCGCGCGCGCCTTTCAGCGTGCAAACGCCGTGGGAAAAAGAGCTTTCCGACGCGTTTGCTTACGACGAAACTCCCGACCAGCTTAAAGCCATTGAAGACGTTGAGGGAGATTTTTCAAAACCTTACCCTATGGAGCGTCTTGTCTGCGGCGACGTGGGTTACGGAAAAACCGAAGTTGCCGTGCGCGCCGCGTTTAAAGTTGTGCAAAACGGAATGCAGGCGGCGGTGTTAGTTCCAACAACGGTTTTGGCGCGCCAGCATTTTAATACTTTTTCCGGAAGGCTTTCGCCTTTTCCCACTAAAATTGCGGCGCTTAGCAGATTTCAAAGCAAGTCCGAGCAAAAAACAATAATTGAAAGCTTAAAAAACGGGCAAACGGATATTGTTATAGGCACCCACAGACTGCTGCAAAAAGACGTTGAGTTTAAAAAACTCGGGCTTTTAATTGTGGACGAAGAGCACCGTTTCGGCGTTAAACAGAAAGAAAAAATAAAAAAGTTGAAAGCCGACGTTGACGTTTTAATGCTTTCGGCAACGCCTATACCAAGAACTTTGTCGTCGGCGCTTTCCGGTTTTAGAGATTTGTCGGTTATAGAAACGCCGCCGTTCGGAAGGCTTCCCATAGAAACCGCGCTTTCTCTTTACGACGAGAAACTTATAAAAAATATAATTAATGCGGAACTTTCCAGAAACGGGCAGGTTTTTTACGTTTACAATAAAGTTGAAACAATTCTCACAAAAGCCGAAGAAGTTAAAAAACTTTCTCCCGCCGCGCGCGTGGGCGTAATTCACGGGCAAATGCACGCAAAAGATATTGAAGAAATAATGTATAAATTTACAAATATGGAAATTGACGTTCTTATAGCCACAACTATTATAGAGTCGGGAATAGATATTCCGTCGGTAAATACCATGATAGTTGAAGAGGCCGAAAATTTCGGGTTGTCGCAGCTTTACCAGCTTCGCGGAAGAATAGGAAGAGACCGCCGAAAAGCGTATTGCTATTTGTTTTATAAAGACAAAACTTTAAGCGGCGAGGCTGTAAAAAGGCTTGAAGCCATGAAAGAGTTCAGCGAGCTTGGTTCGGGGTTCAGACTTGCGCTTAAAGATTTGGAAATAAGAGGCGCGGGAGGGATTCTTTCCGCAAGCCAATCCGGTTTTGTGCGCGACATAGGCTACGAAATGTTTTCAAGACTTCTTGAGCAAGAAGGCAAAAAGATAAAAGGCGAAGCTTCGTCCGCCAAAAAAACTTCCGAAACTGAAATAGATTTGCGCGTTAATGCGTTAATACCTCAAGAGTATATTGAACAGGAAGATATAAGAATACTGTTTTACAGAAAACTTTCGGACGCTAAAAATTTTGACGAACTGGAAAAAATAAAGACGGAACTTGCAGACCGTTTCGGCAAAATTCCTCCGCAAACGCAAATGCTGTTTCAAATAGCGGCTTTAAGAATAGAGGCTGTAAAATTAAATATAGACAGAATTTCCGAAGATTCAAAATATATATACGTTTACTTTTGCGCGGACGCGGATTTCTCAAAAGCGGATGTTGCCGCACTTATCAAAAATTTTTCAGGCATGATTGAGTTTTTAAGCGGCAGACATTACGCTTTCAAGCTTAACAAGAGCGAAATAAAACGCGAAAGCGCGGATTTTTTAAAAGATTTCTTGAGGAAACTGAAAGTGTATTTTGTTTGA
- a CDS encoding PdxA family dehydrogenase — MSKPRLAITLGDPAGIGFEITLRAVNSLEVQRVCSPIIFGDARFAGFFKKHNFIAASKIGKIKTGVASKKAGLAALGAIEKAVEYCLKGETLALVTAPVSKESLKLAGVKYPGHTELLAALTKSPEIAMMMVCGKILSVMVTRHIPLSEVSKKLKTKDIVETVTLAAGFDKALKIAVCALNPHAGDNGILGGEEKKIIAPACKILAAKGFNVSRPLPADSAWLKTKNGEFDLLCGMYHDQVMIPLKCIDAKKIVNVTAGLPFVRTSPGHGAAYDIAGKNIADESAMIAAIVFAAKNAKKGLR, encoded by the coding sequence ATGTCTAAACCCCGTCTTGCTATTACTTTAGGAGATCCTGCGGGAATAGGCTTTGAAATAACATTAAGGGCTGTAAATTCTTTGGAAGTTCAAAGAGTTTGCAGCCCTATAATTTTTGGCGACGCGCGTTTTGCCGGTTTTTTTAAAAAGCATAACTTTATTGCTGCGTCAAAAATCGGAAAAATTAAAACGGGCGTTGCTTCAAAAAAAGCGGGGCTTGCGGCTTTGGGCGCAATTGAAAAAGCGGTTGAGTATTGCTTAAAAGGCGAAACCTTGGCGCTTGTAACGGCGCCGGTTTCAAAAGAATCTTTAAAGCTTGCCGGCGTTAAATATCCGGGGCATACGGAGCTGCTTGCGGCGCTTACAAAAAGCCCTGAAATTGCAATGATGATGGTTTGCGGAAAAATTTTAAGCGTTATGGTTACAAGACATATTCCGCTTTCCGAAGTTTCAAAAAAATTAAAAACAAAAGATATTGTTGAAACGGTAACGCTTGCCGCCGGTTTTGATAAGGCGTTAAAAATTGCAGTGTGCGCGTTAAACCCTCATGCGGGAGATAACGGCATACTTGGCGGCGAGGAGAAAAAAATAATTGCGCCGGCGTGTAAAATTCTTGCGGCAAAGGGTTTTAATGTTTCGCGTCCTCTGCCGGCGGACTCCGCGTGGCTTAAAACTAAAAACGGAGAGTTTGATTTGCTCTGCGGCATGTATCACGATCAGGTTATGATACCGTTAAAATGTATAGACGCAAAAAAAATAGTAAACGTTACCGCGGGGCTGCCGTTTGTAAGAACTTCTCCCGGGCACGGCGCGGCTTACGATATAGCCGGTAAAAATATTGCCGATGAAAGCGCTATGATTGCGGCAATTGTTTTTGCCGCCAAAAACGCAAAGAAAGGTTTGCGGTGA
- the rimI gene encoding ribosomal protein S18-alanine N-acetyltransferase, with protein sequence MKLADFSRKYLNDIIEIEKLSFERPWTQDMFIASASNKKVNFKVALENGAVAGYCLYWIIAGETEILNIAVCPLRRRRSYAKAMLADVITKSQKENSKAVFLDVRSDNEAAKKLYFSAGFEQIGVRKKYYKNKDALLLRKNLQ encoded by the coding sequence GTGAAGTTAGCTGATTTTTCCCGCAAATACTTAAATGATATAATTGAAATAGAGAAACTCTCTTTTGAACGCCCGTGGACGCAGGACATGTTTATAGCGTCGGCGTCTAATAAAAAAGTAAATTTTAAAGTAGCGCTTGAAAACGGCGCGGTGGCGGGATATTGTCTTTATTGGATTATAGCCGGCGAAACTGAAATATTAAATATAGCCGTTTGCCCGCTGCGCAGAAGACGTTCTTACGCTAAAGCTATGCTTGCCGACGTAATAACAAAATCTCAAAAAGAAAATTCAAAAGCCGTATTTCTTGACGTGCGTTCGGATAACGAAGCGGCAAAAAAACTTTATTTTTCCGCGGGCTTTGAGCAGATAGGCGTGCGTAAAAAATATTACAAAAATAAAGATGCGCTTTTGTTGAGGAAAAATTTACAATGA
- a CDS encoding SurA N-terminal domain-containing protein, whose product MLKKVISIAAMSFVCATAVFAASDKTVAVVNNEAIFESEYNEALAPVLQQFKAQTPAAEQTAENIKKLEDYVLSQKIDEVLVKQAIKKQSIKVSAKEIQDAVNQVKKSQNLTDAAFNAELKKEGITLAKFESSIKDQLAARKLITQNAASQMKTPSESETRAFYDKVMLKVKNDNAKTGLSKEDDALAGEIARLVKRASGEQAKIRIIAINTQGLSGSELKAAQNRVSEAKDALKEGQGFAVVASKYNSSEALRANGGDAGAVAKGDLSVVSSALDSAVFKLNVGGYTKDPIKTNIGYYFVKVEGKTAPRDTPVTYEEVKSDIQNALLQVAERKAVADYFAKLRDNAQIKINR is encoded by the coding sequence ATGTTGAAAAAAGTTATTTCAATTGCGGCAATGTCGTTTGTTTGCGCAACCGCGGTTTTTGCGGCAAGCGATAAAACGGTAGCCGTAGTAAACAACGAAGCTATTTTTGAGTCGGAATATAACGAAGCGCTTGCTCCTGTATTGCAGCAGTTTAAAGCGCAAACTCCGGCTGCGGAACAGACTGCGGAAAATATAAAAAAGCTTGAAGATTACGTTTTGAGTCAGAAGATTGACGAGGTTCTTGTAAAGCAGGCGATAAAAAAACAGAGTATTAAAGTTTCTGCGAAAGAAATTCAGGACGCGGTAAATCAGGTTAAAAAAAGCCAGAACTTAACCGATGCCGCATTTAACGCGGAACTTAAAAAAGAAGGCATTACTCTTGCAAAGTTTGAAAGCTCTATAAAAGATCAACTTGCCGCAAGAAAACTTATCACGCAAAACGCGGCTAGCCAGATGAAAACTCCGTCAGAAAGCGAAACAAGAGCTTTCTACGATAAGGTAATGTTGAAAGTTAAAAACGATAACGCAAAAACAGGTCTTTCAAAAGAAGACGACGCTTTAGCGGGAGAAATTGCCCGTCTTGTAAAAAGAGCGTCCGGCGAGCAGGCCAAAATAAGAATTATAGCTATAAATACTCAAGGGTTGTCCGGCAGCGAACTTAAAGCCGCGCAAAACCGCGTAAGCGAAGCAAAAGATGCTCTTAAAGAGGGGCAGGGTTTTGCGGTTGTCGCAAGCAAATATAATTCCAGCGAAGCTCTTAGAGCTAACGGCGGAGACGCAGGCGCAGTTGCAAAAGGCGATTTAAGCGTAGTATCTTCAGCCCTTGACAGCGCAGTTTTCAAACTTAACGTAGGCGGCTATACAAAAGACCCGATAAAAACAAATATCGGATACTATTTTGTAAAAGTTGAAGGAAAAACCGCGCCAAGGGATACTCCGGTAACTTACGAAGAAGTTAAATCGGATATTCAAAACGCTTTGCTTCAGGTTGCGGAAAGAAAAGCCGTTGCGGATTATTTTGCAAAACTCAGAGACAACGCCCAGATAAAAATAAACAGGTAA